The following coding sequences are from one Paracoccus zhejiangensis window:
- a CDS encoding TniB family NTP-binding protein has translation MTDHLLVSTVPLLGADVAARIAHVQTRRWISHPTAEEAHEAMHQLLERPPSLRPRGLLLTGAYHNGKTMIIERFAVEHLRQSDRQRVWIIQTREGAGMAHFYASILAGLRAPQAAGWRSLARAGEQVDHLLDILKPRLLVFDEFHSALRGRRQDVKAIFSFLRRVARVHDISPVLVGEVAVYDAIHDTEEMGSRFDTLPVPRWRYDEDFATLLDSLEASLPLAEPSGLSREPMARTIHTLSEGLIGEVVDIVTRAATVAISRGEDRITADILAALRYLPVSKRRNAALRNEMT, from the coding sequence GTGACGGATCATCTGCTTGTCTCGACCGTTCCACTCCTGGGGGCCGACGTTGCGGCCCGGATCGCACATGTTCAGACACGGCGCTGGATCAGCCATCCGACGGCCGAAGAAGCGCATGAAGCCATGCATCAGTTATTGGAGCGTCCGCCTTCCCTGCGTCCGCGGGGCCTTCTCCTGACGGGTGCCTATCACAACGGTAAGACGATGATCATCGAGCGTTTCGCGGTCGAGCACCTGCGGCAATCCGACCGACAGCGTGTCTGGATCATCCAGACGCGAGAGGGCGCGGGTATGGCGCATTTCTACGCCAGCATTCTGGCAGGGCTGCGCGCGCCACAGGCCGCCGGGTGGCGCAGCCTCGCGCGGGCGGGTGAACAGGTCGACCACCTTCTCGACATCTTGAAGCCGCGCCTGCTCGTCTTCGACGAATTCCATAGCGCCTTGCGCGGCCGCCGGCAGGATGTGAAGGCGATCTTCTCGTTCTTGCGGCGCGTTGCGCGGGTGCATGACATCTCGCCGGTGTTGGTTGGCGAGGTTGCAGTTTATGATGCCATCCACGACACCGAAGAGATGGGATCCCGTTTTGACACCTTGCCGGTCCCGAGATGGCGCTATGATGAGGATTTCGCCACCCTTCTGGACAGTCTTGAAGCGAGCTTACCCTTGGCCGAGCCTTCCGGACTATCGCGGGAGCCCATGGCACGGACGATCCACACCCTGTCCGAGGGCCTGATCGGCGAGGTCGTCGACATCGTAACCCGGGCTGCAACTGTCGCGATCTCACGAGGTGAGGACAGAATTACGGCCGACATTCTGGCAGCACTGAGATATTTGCCGGTTTCGAAGCGTCGCAATGCCGCCCTGCGTAACGAGATGACGTGA
- the lspA gene encoding signal peptidase II, whose product MNSRFLGGLCAIAAFGLDQGTKALALNTPALERGVEVLPFLNLVRVLNDGVSFGMLGGIVPWWGLIALAAVIVAWLLIWLWRAPDRLTAAALGLIIGGALGNVLDRLRYRAVPDFLDFHYGTYHWPSFNLADVAIFCGAVLLFWDSFRSAQNKPERNHREENVTGK is encoded by the coding sequence ATGAATAGCCGCTTTCTGGGCGGGCTTTGCGCCATCGCAGCCTTTGGTCTCGATCAGGGCACCAAGGCGCTTGCCCTGAACACACCGGCGCTTGAGCGCGGAGTCGAGGTTCTGCCCTTTCTCAATCTCGTGCGGGTTCTGAACGATGGCGTCAGCTTCGGTATGTTGGGCGGGATCGTGCCATGGTGGGGTCTCATCGCACTTGCTGCCGTAATCGTGGCATGGCTGCTGATCTGGTTGTGGCGCGCGCCGGACAGGCTGACGGCTGCCGCTCTCGGTCTGATCATCGGCGGCGCGCTCGGCAATGTCCTCGACCGGCTGCGTTATCGGGCCGTCCCAGACTTTCTGGATTTCCATTACGGAACATACCACTGGCCGTCCTTCAATCTTGCGGATGTGGCGATTTTCTGCGGTGCAGTCCTGCTGTTCTGGGACAGCTTCCGCTCGGCGCAGAACAAGCCCGAACGTAACCACCGAGAAGAAAACGTTACGGGGAAATAA
- a CDS encoding DUF6602 domain-containing protein, which yields MSWSLPLLLDELNASVTADLQRARKTLGHPTDLGDATEEIWIELFNKYLPRRYHAIKATVVDSTGTFSEQIDVVIHDRQYTPLVFTFKDKHVVPAESVYAVFESKQEMSANHIGYAQKKIASVRKLHRTSLPVPTIDGTKKAKERTPVLGGILTLSCKWSPVFGDTMRGYLEAGQGDGRLDAGCVADSGNLWFNEDGGYALAEETKPVTRFLLELMSRLQAVATVPMIDMRAYAEKLE from the coding sequence ATGAGCTGGTCCCTTCCCCTCCTTCTCGATGAGCTGAATGCGTCCGTGACTGCCGACCTGCAGCGGGCGCGGAAAACCCTTGGGCATCCGACCGATCTTGGAGACGCGACCGAGGAAATCTGGATCGAGCTCTTCAACAAGTATCTTCCTCGCCGGTATCACGCCATCAAGGCGACCGTCGTCGATAGCACAGGCACCTTCAGCGAGCAGATCGACGTGGTCATTCACGATCGGCAGTACACGCCACTGGTTTTCACGTTCAAGGACAAGCATGTCGTGCCCGCAGAGAGCGTCTATGCGGTGTTCGAGTCCAAGCAGGAGATGAGCGCGAATCACATAGGTTACGCCCAGAAGAAGATAGCCTCCGTGCGCAAGTTGCACCGCACCTCGCTCCCCGTCCCGACGATCGACGGCACAAAGAAGGCTAAGGAACGGACGCCAGTATTGGGCGGAATTTTGACCCTCAGCTGCAAATGGAGCCCAGTCTTCGGTGACACAATGCGAGGCTATCTCGAGGCTGGGCAGGGCGATGGGCGTCTCGACGCCGGCTGTGTCGCCGACAGCGGCAACCTTTGGTTTAATGAAGACGGCGGCTACGCCCTGGCTGAGGAAACGAAGCCCGTCACTCGCTTCCTCCTGGAACTGATGTCGAGGCTGCAGGCGGTTGCGACAGTGCCGATGATCGACATGCGCGCCTACGCGGAAAAGCTGGAGTAG
- a CDS encoding calcium-binding protein, which translates to MLRHSPAASSEVKSLTALAAMGHKAKRATIYGGEGNDSLWGGSGNNVLWGGSGNDAIWAGAGHDRIDAGEGNDIVHAGAGNNIVSLGEGNDVVVTLGGRDTLNGGEGNDRREWTEHGGHAGRFLFATVSRPSRTAALVTATR; encoded by the coding sequence ATGCTGCGCCACAGTCCGGCAGCCAGCAGTGAGGTCAAGTCGCTTACAGCATTGGCGGCGATGGGGCATAAGGCGAAGCGGGCCACCATCTACGGCGGCGAAGGCAACGACTCGCTGTGGGGCGGGTCCGGCAACAACGTTCTTTGGGGCGGATCGGGCAACGATGCCATCTGGGCCGGGGCTGGCCACGACCGCATTGACGCAGGCGAAGGCAACGACATCGTCCACGCGGGCGCAGGCAACAACATTGTCAGTCTGGGCGAGGGCAATGATGTCGTCGTGACCCTGGGCGGTCGTGACACGCTGAACGGCGGCGAAGGCAATGACCGCAGGGAGTGGACAGAACATGGGGGTCATGCGGGGCGTTTTCTGTTTGCGACGGTCAGCCGACCATCGAGAACTGCGGCCCTTGTGACGGCTACTCGGTGA
- a CDS encoding nucleotidyltransferase family protein: MTLRPSLLRWAGQYLISMEPSGSFAKGTAIHGGTDIDIFVSLSSKVTESLAVIYNTLFNRLRDEGFGPRPQNVSIGIKVGAYSVDIVPARRQGPTGQFHSLYRRKAQSWTQTNVISHISTVRNSGRTEEIMILKAWREQKRLTFPSFYLELVTIEACRGRKVGDLSKNVWATLAYIRDNIRTAVFIDPANTNNRISDDLTAAEKQTLADAASTARQATNWNQIVV; the protein is encoded by the coding sequence GTGACGTTGCGGCCCTCACTGCTGCGGTGGGCGGGACAGTATCTGATCAGTATGGAGCCGAGCGGCTCGTTTGCGAAGGGTACGGCCATCCATGGCGGCACCGACATCGACATCTTCGTCTCTCTCTCAAGCAAAGTGACCGAAAGCCTCGCGGTGATCTACAATACGCTCTTCAACCGGCTGCGAGATGAAGGCTTCGGTCCGCGGCCGCAGAATGTCTCGATCGGCATCAAGGTCGGCGCCTATTCGGTCGACATCGTGCCGGCGCGCCGGCAAGGGCCCACGGGCCAGTTTCATAGCCTCTATCGGCGAAAAGCGCAGAGCTGGACCCAGACCAATGTAATCAGCCATATTAGCACGGTTCGGAACTCAGGCCGCACCGAAGAGATCATGATCTTGAAAGCTTGGCGGGAACAGAAGCGGCTCACTTTCCCTTCCTTCTATTTGGAGCTCGTCACTATCGAGGCCTGCCGCGGCCGTAAGGTTGGTGACCTGTCGAAGAATGTCTGGGCGACGCTCGCCTATATCCGCGACAACATCAGAACGGCCGTTTTCATCGATCCTGCGAACACCAACAACAGGATTTCCGATGACCTGACCGCGGCTGAGAAGCAGACTCTTGCCGATGCGGCTTCCACCGCAAGGCAAGCCACCAACTGGAACCAGATTGTCGTATGA
- a CDS encoding TniQ family protein, which translates to MTAAKQRIAVIPASPYALVAGRHWPVAVSPEPGELLSSWLHRTAHGNGVPPRYFGAFLGATAENWSARLDRDLPDHLLQVLADHTGVAQDEIAALSLVPDPMVQLRLPLSPLPSAAPLAAFQPSWLQYCATCLSEDKNPFFRRAWTLAARVTCFKHGCRLRDRCPSCGCGVAPHRQDRLVPQQFCAFCGASLCKATRGSARTVRQIETLIDDLLHLHASGHRAVGGRSIPDLLAASCFHSNANPSAITRLSAKSRYHLFRDLAAGELSLLKQDSQCARYWTQIVQAARSHRPLVRSFAGSIDIWHEKRPQSQNVQAELSDLFHALAQLDAGRKAAK; encoded by the coding sequence GTGACCGCCGCAAAACAACGCATCGCGGTGATCCCGGCGAGCCCATATGCGCTGGTTGCTGGCCGGCACTGGCCGGTCGCCGTGTCACCTGAACCCGGTGAATTGCTATCGAGTTGGTTACATCGCACCGCTCATGGCAATGGTGTCCCGCCGCGCTATTTCGGCGCGTTCCTGGGGGCCACAGCCGAGAATTGGTCGGCGAGGCTCGACCGGGATTTGCCCGACCACTTGTTGCAAGTACTGGCGGATCACACCGGCGTAGCGCAGGATGAGATCGCTGCCCTTTCGTTGGTGCCTGACCCTATGGTACAGCTGCGCCTCCCGTTGAGTCCGCTGCCAAGCGCAGCGCCCTTGGCGGCCTTTCAGCCCTCATGGCTACAATACTGCGCTACCTGTCTGTCTGAAGACAAAAACCCGTTCTTCCGACGCGCATGGACCCTCGCAGCCAGAGTTACCTGTTTCAAACACGGTTGCCGCCTGCGAGATAGATGCCCTTCTTGCGGATGCGGCGTCGCGCCGCACCGGCAGGACCGTCTTGTTCCCCAGCAATTTTGTGCGTTCTGCGGCGCTAGCTTGTGCAAGGCCACGCGCGGCTCTGCCCGGACCGTCCGGCAGATCGAGACGTTGATCGACGACCTGCTGCACCTCCATGCTTCGGGACATCGCGCTGTCGGTGGTCGATCAATACCGGATCTGCTTGCTGCAAGCTGTTTTCACTCCAACGCCAATCCAAGCGCGATTACCCGCTTGTCGGCCAAATCCCGTTATCACCTCTTTCGCGATCTCGCAGCGGGTGAGCTGTCCCTACTGAAACAGGACAGCCAATGCGCGCGATACTGGACACAGATCGTGCAAGCGGCTCGATCACATCGCCCGCTGGTGAGGTCCTTCGCCGGCAGCATCGACATTTGGCATGAAAAGAGACCTCAGTCACAGAATGTGCAAGCAGAACTGTCTGACTTGTTCCATGCATTGGCGCAGCTTGATGCAGGACGCAAGGCGGCAAAATGA
- the gdhA gene encoding NADP-specific glutamate dehydrogenase, which translates to MVQIDDKLTPIYDEVVRRNAGEAEFHQAVREVLESLGRVVAKHPEYLDRALIERICEPERQIIFRVPWTDDQNRVHINRGFRVQFNSAMGPYKGGLRFHPSVNVGIIKFLGFEQTFKNALTGLPIGGGKGGSDFDPKGRSDAEIMRFCQSFMTELYRHLGEYTDVPAGDIGVGAREIGYMFGQYKRLTNRYEAGVLTGKGLFYGGSLARKEATGYGNTYFTRAMLQTQGEDFDGKTVVVSGSGNVAIYTIEKVQFYGGKVVACSDSSGYVVDEGGIDLALLKEIKEVRRGRIVDYLRLKGEGSGVYFVKSGDGVIWDVPCQVAMPSATQNELTAKDAKTLIRNGVLAVGEGANMPSTPEAIRAFHEAGVRFGPGKAANAGGVATSALEMQQNASRDRWSFEKTEAKLAEIMRDIHDACYSTADEYGAPGDYVIGANIAGFVRVAEPMLAFGVI; encoded by the coding sequence ATGGTGCAGATCGACGACAAGCTGACCCCCATCTATGACGAGGTCGTGCGACGTAATGCGGGCGAAGCCGAGTTCCACCAGGCCGTGCGCGAGGTGCTGGAAAGCCTAGGAAGGGTGGTGGCCAAGCATCCGGAATACCTTGACCGTGCATTGATCGAGCGGATCTGCGAACCCGAACGCCAGATCATCTTCCGCGTGCCCTGGACCGACGACCAGAACCGCGTCCACATCAACCGCGGCTTCCGGGTCCAGTTCAATTCGGCCATGGGACCCTACAAGGGTGGGTTGCGCTTCCACCCGTCGGTGAATGTCGGGATCATCAAATTCCTGGGCTTCGAGCAGACCTTCAAGAACGCCTTGACCGGGCTGCCGATCGGTGGCGGCAAGGGCGGTTCGGATTTCGACCCCAAGGGCCGGTCCGATGCCGAGATCATGCGCTTCTGCCAGTCCTTCATGACCGAATTGTACCGCCACCTGGGCGAGTACACCGACGTGCCAGCCGGCGACATCGGCGTCGGCGCGCGCGAGATCGGATACATGTTCGGCCAGTACAAACGCCTGACCAACCGCTATGAAGCGGGCGTCCTGACGGGCAAGGGCCTGTTCTATGGTGGCTCGCTGGCCCGGAAAGAGGCAACAGGCTATGGCAACACCTATTTCACCCGCGCCATGCTGCAGACCCAAGGCGAGGATTTCGACGGCAAGACCGTCGTGGTCTCCGGTTCGGGCAATGTCGCCATCTACACGATCGAGAAGGTGCAGTTCTATGGCGGCAAGGTTGTCGCCTGTTCGGACAGCAGCGGTTATGTCGTGGACGAAGGCGGCATCGACTTGGCGCTGCTGAAAGAGATCAAGGAGGTCCGGCGCGGCCGCATCGTGGATTACTTGCGCCTGAAGGGCGAAGGCAGCGGCGTCTATTTCGTCAAGTCGGGCGACGGCGTGATCTGGGACGTGCCCTGCCAGGTGGCCATGCCCTCGGCCACGCAGAACGAACTGACGGCCAAGGACGCCAAGACCCTCATCCGCAACGGCGTTCTGGCGGTGGGTGAGGGCGCCAACATGCCCTCGACCCCTGAGGCGATCCGCGCCTTCCACGAGGCGGGCGTCCGCTTCGGCCCCGGCAAGGCCGCTAATGCCGGGGGCGTCGCGACCTCGGCGCTCGAGATGCAGCAGAACGCCTCGCGCGACCGCTGGAGCTTCGAGAAGACCGAGGCCAAGCTGGCCGAGATCATGCGCGACATCCACGACGCCTGTTACAGCACGGCCGATGAATACGGCGCGCCGGGCGATTATGTGATCGGCGCCAATATCGCGGGTTTTGTGCGCGTCGCCGAACCGATGCTGGCCTTCGGCGTGATCTGA
- a CDS encoding Mu transposase C-terminal domain-containing protein, with the protein MNFNFCLSVQFLWVGCSMANVGRKTTEKSALFEEIHADQAWLRATRIARELDRVLDSPDPMRVAVGQAAVELCLSTRQVYNLLARYRETRRVSSLLPRTGRQRRARINGAVEQIIADTLRELWLRPEQPDLAPIVDEIRAQCVEHGLNPPAYVTVAKRIPRLFTPEEIARYRHSSARHLHRLKPRPGYIRADRPLDVFQIDHTPADIQFVEVIDSSGLFVGRPYLTLAADVATSAITGFCLTLEHPSRLSVALCLAHAISDKRAWLRERGIDHAWPMQGRPKMIVVDSAKEFRSMSFARSCADYGIMIKSRNKGTVHRGGLVERLLGKVNALLRALPGRTGRSIADRDEYASEERARLSFAELERCIALAIIDHNLSQNARKLTVPADEWEKNHISTGRPSDDAVDVLLNFLPRKTRRITPQGISLFAIDYFESWLGPLVARRDRLAPLEVCYDPRDISRLFLRDPGTDSWKSVMRRDGVAAPVTLWQHREDRRYRREQGQKSAEEKMLLRREIATTIANTKSQKAQLRQRVRERHALAASKVHESMPLPSGAESPISNQNRPRRIFPIEDW; encoded by the coding sequence ATGAATTTCAACTTTTGCTTGTCAGTTCAGTTTTTGTGGGTCGGTTGCAGCATGGCAAACGTTGGCCGGAAAACCACTGAAAAGTCAGCGCTTTTCGAAGAAATCCACGCGGACCAAGCGTGGCTCAGAGCCACGAGAATAGCGCGTGAACTTGATCGTGTTTTGGACAGCCCAGACCCGATGCGGGTTGCAGTCGGGCAGGCCGCAGTAGAACTGTGTTTGTCGACGCGTCAGGTCTATAATCTTCTGGCGCGATACCGAGAGACGCGCCGCGTTTCTTCTCTGTTACCCAGAACAGGTCGGCAGCGGCGAGCGCGCATCAACGGCGCTGTCGAGCAGATCATCGCAGATACGTTGCGCGAACTGTGGTTGCGTCCGGAGCAGCCTGACCTTGCGCCAATCGTCGATGAAATCCGTGCGCAATGTGTTGAACACGGGCTCAACCCGCCGGCATACGTCACCGTGGCGAAGCGCATTCCCCGCCTATTTACGCCAGAAGAGATCGCCCGATACCGGCATTCGAGCGCCAGACATCTGCATCGGCTGAAGCCGCGACCGGGCTACATTCGCGCGGACCGGCCGCTCGACGTCTTTCAGATCGACCATACTCCGGCGGATATCCAGTTCGTCGAGGTGATTGACAGCAGTGGTCTTTTTGTCGGTCGCCCGTATCTGACACTCGCCGCAGATGTCGCGACAAGCGCGATCACCGGCTTCTGCCTCACGCTCGAACATCCTTCGCGCCTGTCGGTCGCGCTTTGTCTTGCCCATGCCATCAGCGACAAGCGCGCCTGGCTGAGGGAGCGCGGCATCGATCATGCCTGGCCGATGCAAGGCCGTCCCAAGATGATCGTCGTGGACTCTGCCAAGGAATTCCGGAGCATGAGTTTCGCGCGAAGCTGTGCGGACTACGGCATCATGATCAAGAGCCGAAACAAGGGAACCGTCCATCGGGGCGGTCTGGTGGAGCGGCTTCTCGGCAAGGTGAATGCGCTCCTGCGCGCGCTTCCCGGTCGAACCGGGCGATCCATCGCCGATCGCGATGAATATGCGTCTGAGGAACGCGCACGGCTGAGTTTTGCAGAGCTTGAGCGTTGTATTGCTCTGGCAATCATCGATCACAATCTGAGCCAGAACGCGCGAAAGCTGACAGTTCCGGCCGATGAATGGGAGAAGAACCATATAAGCACGGGCAGACCGAGCGACGATGCGGTCGACGTCTTGCTGAACTTTCTGCCGCGCAAGACGAGACGGATTACGCCCCAAGGGATAAGCCTGTTCGCAATAGACTATTTCGAGTCTTGGCTTGGCCCGTTGGTCGCCCGCCGTGATCGGTTGGCACCTTTGGAGGTCTGCTATGATCCCCGGGACATCAGCCGACTATTTCTGAGGGATCCCGGCACTGATTCTTGGAAATCGGTGATGCGACGGGATGGCGTAGCCGCCCCGGTCACCCTTTGGCAGCATCGCGAAGACCGCAGATACCGCCGGGAGCAGGGGCAGAAATCCGCAGAAGAGAAAATGTTGCTGCGACGCGAGATTGCTACGACCATAGCAAACACCAAGTCTCAGAAGGCCCAGTTGCGACAACGCGTCCGGGAGCGCCACGCTTTGGCGGCGTCAAAAGTTCATGAAAGCATGCCGCTGCCATCCGGTGCTGAATCGCCAATTTCCAACCAGAATCGACCAAGGCGGATTTTCCCGATCGAGGATTGGTAG
- a CDS encoding helix-turn-helix domain-containing protein — translation MVDPEDWRAAEGHCVGALAEAAGAIGLLDGLIAGLTSDALRRGIATRLALTEVEALLWATGTPLAPDVLIRDLAEAPAGTDLEVLGLARWALRRLEGRGRPDDLRDFLGLHRLGQGERPGRAEMMRPTGADFDAAAAEFQATLAALGSSHLVTRAAFGQRLWRLSDLSPDGHLPEPCCWASRAMASSCRALVMVPMGPAGRRVWTAGGDPAAFLAEWCAAVASGCTAGFEMIRRLSSWAARAERAADRMHGATAARTVAVLTAQPVVSAALLAREAAISRDTAERLLVRLQGLGLVREITGGRRYRFWRAAV, via the coding sequence TTGGTCGACCCGGAGGACTGGCGCGCCGCCGAGGGGCACTGCGTCGGCGCGCTGGCCGAGGCGGCCGGCGCCATCGGTCTGCTGGACGGGCTCATCGCCGGGCTGACGAGCGACGCCCTGCGCCGCGGCATCGCCACCCGGCTGGCGCTGACCGAGGTCGAGGCCCTGCTCTGGGCCACAGGCACGCCGCTGGCCCCGGATGTGCTGATCCGCGATCTGGCCGAGGCGCCGGCGGGCACCGATCTGGAGGTGCTGGGTCTGGCGCGGTGGGCGCTGCGGCGGCTGGAGGGGCGCGGCCGGCCCGACGATCTGCGGGATTTTCTCGGCCTGCACCGGCTGGGGCAGGGGGAGCGGCCCGGTCGCGCCGAGATGATGCGCCCGACCGGCGCCGATTTCGACGCCGCTGCGGCCGAATTCCAGGCGACGCTCGCCGCGCTCGGGAGCAGCCATCTCGTCACCCGCGCCGCCTTCGGCCAGCGGCTCTGGCGGCTGAGCGATCTCTCCCCCGACGGCCATCTGCCCGAGCCCTGCTGTTGGGCGTCCCGCGCCATGGCCAGCTCCTGCCGGGCGCTGGTGATGGTGCCGATGGGTCCGGCCGGGCGTCGGGTCTGGACCGCGGGCGGGGATCCGGCGGCGTTTCTGGCGGAGTGGTGCGCGGCGGTGGCCAGCGGCTGCACCGCAGGGTTCGAGATGATCCGCCGCCTCAGCAGCTGGGCCGCGCGGGCGGAGCGGGCCGCCGACCGCATGCACGGCGCCACGGCCGCGCGCACCGTCGCGGTGCTGACCGCCCAGCCCGTCGTCTCCGCCGCCCTGCTGGCGCGCGAGGCGGCCATCAGCCGCGACACCGCCGAGCGGCTGCTGGTCCGTCTGCAGGGCCTCGGGCTCGTACGCGAGATCACCGGCGGGCGGCGCTACCGCTTCTGGCGCGCGGCGGTCTGA